A stretch of DNA from Butyricicoccus intestinisimiae:
TCTGACCCCCGAACAATATTTACAGGAAATGGCAGATTTATAACCGTCAGGAGGAACCGATATGGCTACAGGATTATCGAAAATTGAAATCATCACGAGCTTTGCCAAATATTCAGAATTACAGTCTGAGCTCAACCATCTGGGCGTGCGCGGCATGACCGTTATGCAGGTCATGGGCTGCGGCATTCAGAAAGGTACCAAGGAATTTGCAATCAAGGAAAATGCCGAGATTGCGCTGCTCCCCAAGCAGCAGATCAATCTGGTTGTAGAGACCAAAGACGTCGACAACATTGTAGAAAAAGTCAAGCAGGTGCTGTATACCGGCCACATCGGTGACGGAAAGATTTTCGTCTACTCCATCGACAACGTCATCAAGGTGCGCACCGGCGACGAAGGCATTGATGCACTGTAACAATCGGGTGATGTACAAATGGAAGAAAAAAAATTAGGACTCCGCAGTGTCGTTTCCACTTCTGTCGGCTTAGTCATTGCGACCAGCTGTCTGGTATCACTGGGACAGGGTGCCGGCGAAATCGGCATTGTCTTTATCGGCGCGATGATTGCCGCGTGTCTGCTCAATCTGACAACCATCGCTTCTCTCTCTGAGCTAAACGCCCTGATGCCGAATATCACCGGCGGTCTGGCGCAATATACGCTTGCCTGCATGGGACCTCTCCCCACCATTATCTCGATGGTGGGCGGATACCTGCTTTGCAACATTTTGTCATCCGGTGTTGAGGCTTCTATTTTTGCCTATGCGATGTCATCGGTCATTCCGCTTCCGATTCCAAGCATTGTGTACACGGCAGTTATGATGGTATTCATCATGGTTGCGAATTTATACGGCGTGGATATGTTCGCCAAGGTACAGGATTTGGTAGCCGTTTTGCTCGTCGGCTCCATGGTCGTCATGGGTCTGATCGGCGCGTTCAAGCTGGGTACCGGCACGGTTGTCGAACAGCCTGCCGTCATGGCATCCAGCCCCGGAGAGGTCATCTCGATGACCGCCACGGCATTCTGGCTGTTCATCGGCGCAGAATTTGCGATTCCGATTTCCAAGGACGTAAAGAACGCCAAGCAAAATGTTCCGCTCGGCATGTCGCTCGGTCTGCTTATCATTTTGGTCATGCAGATTATCATGGTTCTCGGATTTTATCACTACACCCCGTGGGCTGACCTCATGAATTCCGCTGCACCGCATATGCTGTACGGCGAAGCACTGCTCGGCAACACCGGAAAAATCTGGATGACCTTTGTTGCAGCGCTTGCCGTTGTCAGCACACAGAACTCCGGCGTCAACGGTCTGGCGCACATCGGCGAAGGCATGGCAAAGATGAACATGCTGCCGCAGATTTTCGCTAAGACCAACAAGCGCGGCTGTCCGTATATCGGTGTCATTCTGATTTCGGTCTCCATGTTCCTGTTCGCGTATATCTCGGACGGTTCTTCCGAAATGATTGAATTTTTGATTTTGGTCGGCTCGGTTTTCTGGATGATTACGTACATTTTCGCGCACATCGACGTGTTGATTCTGCGCAGGAAGATGCCAAAGGCGCCGCGCAGCTTCAAAATTCCGCTCGGCCCAATCATTCCGCTGATTGGCATTCTCGGTACCTCGTACATGATTTTCTACATCTCCAACGACATGCACGAGCGTCTGATAATTTGGGCAGTCGCCGGTGTTTCCATTCTCGCACTCGGCATTTACGCATACTTCTGGACAAAGTTCAAGATGAAGATGCCGGTATGGAAATCGGTTCCGATTGAAAAGGTCATGGCAATGGATGACAGCCGCTATTATGCCCTTCGCAGAAAAACCGGCATCTGGTAAACAAAAATCCCATCTGCAAAATGCAGATGGGATTTTATTTTATCCGACTCTATTTACTTCTCCTCTGCCGGAGCCTTTTCTCTCGGCAGAACAATGTTCAGGATAATTGCAACCAGTGCTGCCGGAACAATGCCGGAGCCGCCGAAAATCAGCGAGATGTAGCTCGGCAGACCTGCCAGCACATCGCTGTTTGCGCCCAAGCCATAGCCCAGACCCAGAGCAACCGACACAATGCTCATGTTGCGTGCGCTCATCGGATCCTTGGTAATCAGCTGAATGCCGCTGAGCACGATGGACGAGAACATGATGATAGCTGCGCCGCCGAGTACGCTCTGCGGCATGATGGATACCAATGCAGCCAACTTCGGGCACAGACCGCAGACAATCAGGAAAATGGCACCAAAGCCCAGTGCTGTTCTGTTGACAATCTTCGTCATCGTCACAAGACCTACGTTCTGGCTGAACGATGTATTCGGCAGAACACCGAACAGAGCCGCAAAGCTGGAGCCAACGCCGTCACACATAACGCCGCCGGACAGTTCCTTGTCAGTTGCCTCTCTGCCCATACCGCCTTCGATACAGCCGGAAATATCACCGACCGTCTCAACTGCCGTTACAATAAACATGATGCCAACCGGAATGATTGCGCGGGCATCAAAAACTGGCTTGACCGGCATAAACTTCGGAACGGCGAACCAAGATGCTTCCGCAACCTTGCTCCAATTGAGCACCCAAGCCTTGGTGTATTCCACGCCGTCTGCGCCGACTGCTGTGGTGTCGAGACACGCACCCATGATTGCACAGATAATGTATCCGCAGATAATGCCAATCAAAATACAAGACGAGCTTGCCAGTCCCTTTGCGCAGTGCTTGAATGCCAGAATGATAATCATAACGACCAAGCCCAGCAGCAGGTTTTCCAGAGAGCCGTAATCCTTTGCGCTGGAACCGCCGCCAAACGAGCTGACGCCGACACTGATCAGCGACAGGCCGATGGACAATACGACCGTGCCGGTCACGATTGCCGGAAAGAATCGGCGCAGCGGC
This window harbors:
- a CDS encoding P-II family nitrogen regulator, with protein sequence MATGLSKIEIITSFAKYSELQSELNHLGVRGMTVMQVMGCGIQKGTKEFAIKENAEIALLPKQQINLVVETKDVDNIVEKVKQVLYTGHIGDGKIFVYSIDNVIKVRTGDEGIDAL
- a CDS encoding uracil-xanthine permease family protein — protein: MENQKQYVTPYDFKGKLPLKQAIPLGLQHVLAMFVGNLTPLLVIMSACAAIGDAQSFMAIQVSLLQNAMLVAGIVTLVQLFSIGPIGGQVPIIMGTSSGFIGVFSSVANVMGGGIIAYGAMMGASIVGGLFETVLGAFLKPLRRFFPAIVTGTVVLSIGLSLISVGVSSFGGGSSAKDYGSLENLLLGLVVMIIILAFKHCAKGLASSSCILIGIICGYIICAIMGACLDTTAVGADGVEYTKAWVLNWSKVAEASWFAVPKFMPVKPVFDARAIIPVGIMFIVTAVETVGDISGCIEGGMGREATDKELSGGVMCDGVGSSFAALFGVLPNTSFSQNVGLVTMTKIVNRTALGFGAIFLIVCGLCPKLAALVSIMPQSVLGGAAIIMFSSIVLSGIQLITKDPMSARNMSIVSVALGLGYGLGANSDVLAGLPSYISLIFGGSGIVPAALVAIILNIVLPREKAPAEEK
- a CDS encoding APC family permease, translated to MEEKKLGLRSVVSTSVGLVIATSCLVSLGQGAGEIGIVFIGAMIAACLLNLTTIASLSELNALMPNITGGLAQYTLACMGPLPTIISMVGGYLLCNILSSGVEASIFAYAMSSVIPLPIPSIVYTAVMMVFIMVANLYGVDMFAKVQDLVAVLLVGSMVVMGLIGAFKLGTGTVVEQPAVMASSPGEVISMTATAFWLFIGAEFAIPISKDVKNAKQNVPLGMSLGLLIILVMQIIMVLGFYHYTPWADLMNSAAPHMLYGEALLGNTGKIWMTFVAALAVVSTQNSGVNGLAHIGEGMAKMNMLPQIFAKTNKRGCPYIGVILISVSMFLFAYISDGSSEMIEFLILVGSVFWMITYIFAHIDVLILRRKMPKAPRSFKIPLGPIIPLIGILGTSYMIFYISNDMHERLIIWAVAGVSILALGIYAYFWTKFKMKMPVWKSVPIEKVMAMDDSRYYALRRKTGIW